TAAAATAGAAGAAGATTTTGGAAGTGTAGAAAAATTTGTAGAAGAATTTAAAACAGCAGCAGCAACTTTATTTGGTTCTGGTTGGGCTTGGTTAGTTTTAAAAGATGGAAAATTACAAATAATAAAAACTGCAAACCAAGATACTCCATTAAAAGATGGTTACAAACCATTACTTACAATAGATGTATGGGAACATGCTTATTATATAGACTATCAAAATTTAAGACCAACTTATATAGAAAAATATATGACAATAGTAAATTGGGATTTAATTGAAAAGCGTTATATGGAAGCTAAATAAGAAAAAATAAAAAGAACAGGTCTCCTGTTCTTTTTTATTTAGAATTTAATAATAATTCTCTAAACTCTTTAGCTGACATTTTTGTTTTGGAAAGATTTTTTGTAGAAAGAGCTTGGGAAGAAATATTTGAGTATTGTAAATTTTTTAAAGAATTAATATGAGTTATAGCTATAGCTATAGCATCAGCTGCATCATCTGGTTTGGGAATTTCTTTTAATTTTAAAATAGTTTTAACCATAAGTTGAACTTGTTTTTTGTCGGCTTTTCCATAACCAGTAATTCCTATTTTTACTTGTAATGGTGTATATTCATAGATAGAAAGATTATTTTTTATCCCAGCTAATAAGATAACTCCACGGGCTTCCCCTACAGAGATAACAGTTTTATTATTTTTAAAGTAAAATAATTCCTCAATAGCCATATGGTCTGGAGAATATTTGTTGATAATTTTTTCAAGTTCATTGAAAATTATTAGTAATCTATCGTTCATAGAAAGATTTTTATCTGTATAGATACAACCATAGTCTAAAAGTTTTAAAGATGAATTTTCCAATTCTATTATTGAAAATCCCACTATTGCTGTACCAGGGTCTATACCAAGTATTTTCATAATTGTACTCCTAAAATAAAATATGATTAGATTATAACATAAAAGTTAATATATTTATATATAAATTTATAATTTTATATACATATAGATATAAAATTGAGGTGAGAGATGTTAGATAAATTAGTGATAAAAGGTGCTAGAGAACATAATTTAAAAAATATAGATGTAGAAATTCCTAAAAATAAATTTGTAGTAGTAACAGGAGTAAGTGGAAGTGGAAAATCTTCTCTTGCCTTTGATACAATTTATTCAGAGGGGCAAAGAAGATATGTAGAAAGTCTTTCAGCTTATGCAAGACAATTTATAGGTCAAATGAAAAAACCAGAGGTGGATTCTATTGAAGGATTATCTCCAGCAATTTCTATTGAGCAAAAAACTACAAATAAAAATCCAAGGTCTACAGTTGGAACAGTTACAGAGATATATGATTATATGAGACTTTTATTTGCTCATATTGGAAAAGCACATTGTCCAATATGTGGAACAGAAGTTAGTAGAAAAAGCATAGAAGAAATTGTAGAAAATATTTTAGAAAAATTTTCAGAAAAATCTAAAATGATAATATTAGCACCTGTTGTAAAAGATAAAAAAGGAACACATAAAAATTTATTTTTAAATCTAGTGAAAAAAGGCTTTGTAAGAGCTAGAGTAAATGGAGAGATTCTTTATTTAGAAGATGAAATAAATCTTGATAAAAATGAAAGACATAATATAGAAGTTGTAATAGATAGACTTGTATTGAAAAAAGATGATAAAGAATTTGAAACAAGATTAACTCAATCTATTGAAGCTGGAGTTCAATTATCAGAAGGAAAAATAATTATAAATGTAGATGGAGTAGACAATCTATATAGTGAAAATTATGCTTGTCCTTATCATGATGATATAAGTATTCCAGAACTTACTCCAAGATTATTTTCTTTTAATGCTCCTTATGGAGCTTGTCCTCATTGTAATGGGATAGGACAAAATTTAGAAATAGATGAAAATAAACTTTTTATAGATAAAAAATTGTCTATTTTAGAGGGAGGAATATATATTCCAGGTGCTTCTACAAGAAAAGGTTGGACATGGGAGATGTTTTTGGCAATGTGTAAAACTTTTAATATAGATTGCACAATTCCTGTTAAAGATTTACCAAAAGATAAAATAGATATTATTTTTCATGGAACAAATAAAAAATACAGATTTGATTACGAGGGAGGAGATTTTTCTTTCCATGGTTTAAGAGAGTTTCATGGAATTGTAAAAGGTTTAGAAAGAAGATATAAAGAAAGTTTTTCTGAAGCTCAAAAAGAAGAGTTAGAAAATAAATTTATGATAGAAAAAGAGTGTAAATATTGTCATGGAAAAAGATTGAAAGATGAAGTTTTAGCAGTAACTATAAATGATAAAAATATAATAGATATTTGTCAATTAAGTATAAAAGAAGCTTTGGACTTTTTTAATGACTTAACTCTTACAGAAAAACAAGAAAAAATTGCCAAAGAGATTTTAAAAGAGATTAGAGAAAGATTAAAATTTATGATAAATGTTGGTTTAGATTATTTATCACTTTTTAGAGGAACAAAAACTTTATCAGGTGGAGAAAGTCAAAGAATAAGACTTGCTACTCAAATTGGTTCAGGATTAACAGGAGTTTTATATGTATTAGATGAACCAAGTATAGGTTTACATCAAAGAGATAACGACAAGCTTTTAGAATCTTTAAATAGACTTAGAGATATTGGAAATACTTTAGTTGTAGTAGAACATGATGAAGATACTATGAATCAAGCTGATTGGATACTTGACTTAGGTAGAGGGGCTGGAGAATTTGGAGGAGAATTAGTTGCTTTTGGAACTCCAGAAGATATAAAGAAAAGTAAAAAATCTCTTACTGGGGAATACCTAAGAGGTGAGAAAAAGATAGAAGTTCCTAAAACAAGAAGAGAATTTTCTAAAACTATAAAACTTTATGGAGCTAAAGGAAATAATTTAAAAAATATAGATGTTGAAATTCCATTAGGAGTAATGACTGTTGTA
This sequence is a window from Fusobacterium perfoetens ATCC 29250. Protein-coding genes within it:
- the ruvC gene encoding crossover junction endodeoxyribonuclease RuvC codes for the protein MKILGIDPGTAIVGFSIIELENSSLKLLDYGCIYTDKNLSMNDRLLIIFNELEKIINKYSPDHMAIEELFYFKNNKTVISVGEARGVILLAGIKNNLSIYEYTPLQVKIGITGYGKADKKQVQLMVKTILKLKEIPKPDDAADAIAIAITHINSLKNLQYSNISSQALSTKNLSKTKMSAKEFRELLLNSK
- the uvrA gene encoding excinuclease ABC subunit UvrA, whose translation is MLDKLVIKGAREHNLKNIDVEIPKNKFVVVTGVSGSGKSSLAFDTIYSEGQRRYVESLSAYARQFIGQMKKPEVDSIEGLSPAISIEQKTTNKNPRSTVGTVTEIYDYMRLLFAHIGKAHCPICGTEVSRKSIEEIVENILEKFSEKSKMIILAPVVKDKKGTHKNLFLNLVKKGFVRARVNGEILYLEDEINLDKNERHNIEVVIDRLVLKKDDKEFETRLTQSIEAGVQLSEGKIIINVDGVDNLYSENYACPYHDDISIPELTPRLFSFNAPYGACPHCNGIGQNLEIDENKLFIDKKLSILEGGIYIPGASTRKGWTWEMFLAMCKTFNIDCTIPVKDLPKDKIDIIFHGTNKKYRFDYEGGDFSFHGLREFHGIVKGLERRYKESFSEAQKEELENKFMIEKECKYCHGKRLKDEVLAVTINDKNIIDICQLSIKEALDFFNDLTLTEKQEKIAKEILKEIRERLKFMINVGLDYLSLFRGTKTLSGGESQRIRLATQIGSGLTGVLYVLDEPSIGLHQRDNDKLLESLNRLRDIGNTLVVVEHDEDTMNQADWILDLGRGAGEFGGELVAFGTPEDIKKSKKSLTGEYLRGEKKIEVPKTRREFSKTIKLYGAKGNNLKNIDVEIPLGVMTVVTGVSGSGKSTLINQTLFPILFNELNNGKLYPLPYDKVEGLENLDKVIDIDQSPIGRTPRSNPATYTKVFDEIRDIFAQTKDAKMKGYEKGRFSFNVKGGRCEACQGAGILKIEMNFLPDVYVECDVCHGKRYNKETLEVYYKGKTISDVLNMSINEAYEFFQNIPSLQRKLKVLVDVGLGYIKLGQPATTLSGGEAQRIKLASELSKTSSGKTIYILDEPTTGLHFDDVKKLLEVLNRLVEKGNTVVIIEHNLDVIKTADYIIDIGPEGGSGGGTIVKVGTPEEVAKSRKSYTGKYLKKYLKK